The sequence ACTGATTAACATCaccaaaataattaacttaaattgtTATTGTACGATTTTGTCACATGTTCATGAGTTCACATCACGAAGATGAAAGGAATTTTTTGAGATAATGATTATAAGTGCATGGTCGCTCCAATTGAACCAGATGTCCTGCATTCTTTATATACTGAATTGTCGTATTTTTTCCCAACTTCCTGCACTCATTTTAAATCATTCTTATTagataattgataaaatttaatatattagttttaaattcCAAAATTGTTCAACAAATCTAGGCTCAACCAAAGTTGCTAGGGACTTACTCTTTCATGTCATCAGAAAACGTCTTATTAAAAATCTTATCATCGTCTCcgcataaaatataaattttctgtgtaaaataataaataaagatattaataaatatttcatcaacaGATCAGTATTAAATTAGTCGTGCAGTgactatttaaatttttcattgttataaataaattaagattagACAAACCTGAGAGTAGTTAGGGGTCTTAATAGTGGCGTCTTTGTCATTGACTACTAAGGCTTCAAGAAGTTCCACTTTTTCCTTTCTGTTGCTAAACATTGCCTGTTTTAagttattgaattaatattaatataaaatttaaactaaaataattgaattccaGCGAATTCGTAGTTGACACTTTATAACCGACTTtagtagaaagaaaaaaaaaatcaaattctgTCATTTTGATGTTTCTCTAAAAAATGGTCCATGTCTGTCtaatcattaaaataaagttGTTTATCCACTTTTGACTTGTGGGGGCTGCTTCTATTTCCTTCTTCGCTCGGAATGATTTagctataaattttttaaataatatttagaaaagAATTTAGCAAATAgtgtttatatatgtattttgttaCTATTTGGTAAATACTTTAGCAAATATTTCAAAGtttcaaatactagttttttcttgtatttgagaaaaattttaatttgggatattttaaaaattaaaattttatcctaaatttttattttttacaaaaagacCATCTATAGTTGTTGCTTAcattgtattacataatttttacgTTAATTCCATAAtagtaatgaaatattttacaaaatcatatttttctgaaaaaacgaaatatatttttcaaatacatggtgaaatttcacccaaataatatttgtcaaGAATATTTGAAACGCTAACTTAAAATAGTCGTAAACATACAGTTGCTATTTGGATCATAATAAGACGTTTTCATTAGATCATCAAACATAATCATGTAGATTAGCACATAGTAATAATAACAGTAAATAGTTTAAGGGCTATTTTGGCCTTTCcgttaaataaatttaactagagtaataataataacaataaatagtTCAAGGACAATTTTCTGTTAAACAAATTTAACTAGGTACCTCGTGAAAATCCTTGTAGAAAAATTGAGGCAGCCATGGCAATTTGTGAGAACCAATAGATAGAAGCACTTTGACTCCAGAGACAGTTTTAGGCAAAAGAAAATCAGGCCAATTAGTGAAcccaatatttttcaaagatgcATTGCTAATTGATGCCGTCATTTCTATAATTGTGCTTGACATAACCATAGATTCAACCATGTGAGGATACATTTGAGCCAACTTGAACCCAACCATTCCTCCATAACTTAGCCCAAC comes from Solanum pennellii chromosome 1, SPENNV200 and encodes:
- the LOC107028250 gene encoding uncharacterized protein LOC107028250, with amino-acid sequence MGNTFVILKPMIDGLMKAFGMTSQLVEIEAGTTMHFWVPNNKLSNKPPVLFVHGFVANGIMTWLFQILSLTSDFAVYLPDLLFFGDSITTRSERSTTIQAEFLAKGMMKLGVEKFSLVGLSYGGMVGFKLAQMYPHMVESMVMSSTIIEMTASISNASLKNIGFTNWPDFLLPKTVSGVKVLLSIGSHKLPWLPQFFYKDFHEAMFSNRKEKVELLEALVVNDKDATIKTPNYSQKIYILCGDDDKIFNKTFSDDMKEKLGKNTTIQYIKNAGHLVQLERPCTYNHYLKKFLSSS